In Leptospira sp. WS58.C1, a single genomic region encodes these proteins:
- a CDS encoding LIC_13076 family protein, whose amino-acid sequence MLPSRRYSNFRKIITLIGVFVLFLQNCTLDKRIEFAGEDKLGLETGSNPCQELTHYNRWFALYGLWRIPGSRDTEIEKKEGKVYFAEHSVNWWQASLNVLTGFFSTITFYKVTVNECDLGTRFVHRDQYEKFFEEERTKAHSEFFSKTERELEDALRKYLDKTSPAENAGKNYSMIILRTGKTTEARVVGQDVDTIKLETEDSNGQKHEFTLPKKEVYKVIFATKIIKVKDSPPVKETGKEKH is encoded by the coding sequence ATGCTTCCAAGTAGACGATATTCGAATTTTCGTAAAATTATTACCCTAATCGGTGTATTTGTATTATTTCTCCAAAACTGTACTTTAGATAAAAGGATAGAATTCGCGGGAGAGGATAAATTAGGCCTGGAAACAGGAAGTAACCCTTGCCAGGAACTAACACATTATAATCGTTGGTTTGCTCTTTACGGTCTATGGCGCATCCCTGGTTCGAGGGATACGGAGATAGAAAAGAAAGAAGGTAAGGTCTATTTCGCAGAACATTCCGTAAATTGGTGGCAGGCTAGTCTGAACGTGCTCACCGGTTTTTTTAGCACCATCACATTCTATAAAGTAACCGTAAATGAATGCGATCTTGGAACCAGATTCGTTCATAGAGACCAATACGAAAAATTCTTTGAAGAAGAAAGAACAAAGGCTCACTCGGAGTTCTTCTCAAAAACCGAAAGAGAATTGGAAGATGCTTTACGTAAGTATTTGGATAAAACAAGCCCGGCGGAAAATGCGGGTAAAAATTATAGCATGATCATCTTGAGAACCGGTAAGACTACTGAAGCAAGGGTAGTGGGCCAGGATGTGGATACTATTAAACTGGAAACGGAAGATTCTAACGGACAAAAGCATGAGTTTACTCTTCCGAAAAAAGAAGTCTATAAAGTGATCTTCGCTACTAAGATCATCAAGGTGAAAGACTCTCCACCGGTTAAAGAGACCGGAAAAGAAAAACACTAA
- a CDS encoding class I SAM-dependent methyltransferase: MQSIPCNTCFSSEFTPLFSKASPKGEIFQIVECKKCKLVQVNPQPSLAEVSKYYEDSYFTQRTDRGYDNYYSEETKKEIARVFNLNLKDLGFFDWERLLGPERSALDVGCAAGYFLDYLKGRNWKTKGLDIASGPVRFAKETLGLDVEQKDFLTWDQDGKEKFDLITLWASIEHLHHPKETLLKILKHLKPGGRMILSTCRYGVLAKYLGPKWRYLNVPEHLYYYSLPGIISLGNELGYIPLGHISYGSGLTAKKGSGIFYKTTKKIADWAVKKFDQGDMMAVCFGVAR, translated from the coding sequence ATGCAATCGATACCTTGCAATACTTGCTTTAGTTCGGAATTCACCCCGCTTTTCTCCAAGGCCAGTCCGAAAGGAGAAATCTTCCAAATTGTAGAATGCAAAAAATGTAAATTAGTTCAGGTCAATCCCCAGCCAAGCTTGGCAGAAGTTTCCAAGTATTATGAGGACTCTTACTTCACACAAAGAACGGACAGAGGTTACGATAATTATTATTCGGAAGAAACCAAAAAAGAGATCGCAAGAGTATTTAATTTGAATCTGAAAGATCTAGGTTTTTTCGATTGGGAAAGATTATTAGGTCCGGAAAGATCCGCGCTGGATGTAGGCTGTGCAGCCGGTTATTTTTTGGATTATCTAAAAGGTAGAAATTGGAAAACCAAAGGTCTGGATATTGCAAGCGGGCCGGTTCGTTTTGCAAAAGAAACATTAGGATTGGATGTGGAGCAAAAAGATTTTTTGACCTGGGACCAAGATGGGAAGGAAAAATTCGATCTAATCACTCTTTGGGCGAGTATCGAACATCTGCATCATCCGAAAGAAACACTTCTGAAAATTTTAAAACACCTGAAACCAGGGGGAAGAATGATCCTTTCCACCTGTAGATACGGAGTTCTTGCAAAGTATCTGGGACCGAAGTGGAGATATTTAAATGTCCCGGAACATCTTTACTATTATAGTTTGCCGGGTATTATTTCTCTCGGAAATGAATTAGGTTATATTCCGTTAGGCCATATCTCGTATGGAAGCGGTCTCACTGCCAAGAAAGGATCCGGAATCTTCTATAAAACTACAAAGAAGATAGCGGACTGGGCGGTTAAAAAATTCGACCAAGGAGATATGATGGCGGTTTGTTTCGGAGTAGCTAGGTAA